One part of the Sporosarcina ureae genome encodes these proteins:
- a CDS encoding YjcG family protein: MKYGIVAFPSKKLQDLANGYRKRYDPHYALITPHMTLKDPFEANDKEIEEVAKALREITIKNHPFELNVTKVGSFAPTTNTIYFKVVPNDELLALHKDLNVNFYHDENNYAFVPHITIAQKLSSGEHDDVINQMKMVGVDHSEVIDRIHMLYQLDDGSWTVYETFRLDRES, from the coding sequence ATGAAATATGGTATTGTTGCATTCCCTTCAAAAAAGCTTCAGGACTTAGCAAATGGTTATCGAAAGAGATATGATCCACATTACGCGTTGATTACACCTCATATGACGCTGAAAGATCCGTTCGAAGCAAATGATAAGGAAATTGAAGAAGTAGCAAAAGCGTTAAGAGAAATTACCATCAAGAACCATCCTTTTGAATTGAACGTTACAAAGGTCGGTTCATTCGCACCGACTACGAATACGATTTACTTTAAAGTTGTACCAAACGATGAACTTCTTGCTTTGCATAAGGATTTAAATGTGAATTTCTACCACGATGAAAACAACTATGCTTTTGTTCCGCATATTACAATTGCACAAAAATTGAGTTCCGGTGAACATGACGATGTGATAAACCAAATGAAAATGGTAGGTGTTGACCATTCGGAAGTCATCGACCGTATTCACATGCTTTATCAACTAGATGACGGATCGTGGACAGTGTACGAAACATTCCGTCTTGATCGTGAGTCATAA
- a CDS encoding alpha/beta hydrolase, with the protein MNPGKIEEIRFYSNELQEEMELLIYLPSRYSPLYKHNVMLVSDGKDYFQYGRIGRIVDELMEEEIIEPVIIVGIPYKTVQERRRMYHPEGDRHKAYIRFLAHELIQYIDETYPTYQMGSSRTLVGDSLAASISLLTALKYPNCFGNVVLHSPFVNEQVLEAVQANQSPANLSIYHVIGDKETYVPTTSDGRLDFLTPNRELHKVIKEKRFPYFYEELDGDHTWKSWQPDIRRALVEINSL; encoded by the coding sequence ATGAATCCAGGAAAAATTGAAGAAATCCGTTTTTATAGTAATGAGCTACAAGAAGAAATGGAATTGTTGATATATTTACCATCCCGCTACTCCCCTTTGTACAAACATAATGTCATGCTCGTCTCAGATGGGAAAGATTATTTTCAATACGGACGGATTGGACGGATTGTTGATGAGTTAATGGAAGAAGAAATCATTGAACCTGTCATCATTGTAGGTATTCCATACAAAACGGTGCAAGAACGCAGACGTATGTATCACCCCGAAGGTGACAGACACAAGGCGTATATCCGCTTTTTAGCACACGAATTAATTCAGTATATTGATGAAACCTATCCAACATACCAAATGGGATCCTCAAGAACATTAGTTGGTGACTCATTGGCAGCATCTATCTCATTATTGACTGCATTAAAATATCCTAATTGTTTTGGAAATGTAGTATTGCATTCACCTTTTGTGAATGAACAAGTACTTGAGGCCGTCCAAGCCAATCAAAGCCCAGCAAACCTTTCTATATACCATGTAATTGGTGATAAAGAAACGTACGTACCAACTACTTCTGACGGCAGACTCGACTTTCTGACGCCTAACCGAGAGTTGCATAAAGTTATTAAAGAAAAAAGATTTCCTTACTTTTACGAAGAGTTGGATGGCGATCATACTTGGAAGTCATGGCAACCAGATATTCGCCGTGCGCTGGTCGAAATAAATAGTCTTTAG
- a CDS encoding phosphatidylglycerophosphatase A, with the protein MDEGKNIVHSDVVTAATKDALIRRGVKIQDIAKIVYELQVPYNKGLSLEQCVDSVESVLRKRELQHAILVGVELDEMAERGQLSQPLQQIVESDEGLFGVDETIALGAVYTYGSIAVTTFGHLDKNKVGIINELDTKKGIGIHTFLDDLVASVAACAASRIAHRTRDLQEAGLTFKDVQNGKGS; encoded by the coding sequence ATGGATGAAGGTAAGAATATTGTTCATTCGGACGTCGTGACAGCGGCAACAAAAGACGCGCTGATCCGTCGTGGAGTTAAAATTCAAGATATCGCAAAAATTGTTTATGAATTGCAAGTACCCTATAACAAAGGCTTGTCACTCGAACAGTGTGTCGACTCGGTAGAAAGCGTTCTTCGCAAACGTGAATTGCAGCACGCGATACTAGTCGGTGTTGAATTAGACGAAATGGCTGAAAGAGGTCAGCTATCGCAACCACTTCAGCAAATCGTTGAATCAGACGAAGGCTTATTCGGAGTCGATGAAACGATTGCATTGGGTGCAGTCTACACATACGGTTCGATCGCAGTAACTACATTCGGTCACTTGGATAAGAACAAAGTGGGGATCATTAATGAGTTGGATACAAAAAAAGGAATTGGTATCCATACGTTCTTGGATGATCTAGTAGCGAGTGTGGCAGCGTGTGCGGCGTCTAGAATTGCGCACAGAACACGTGATTTACAAGAGGCTGGTCTAACGTTTAAGGATGTACAGAATGGCAAGGGTTCATAA